A genome region from Arthrobacter sp. SLBN-100 includes the following:
- the paaD gene encoding 1,2-phenylacetyl-CoA epoxidase subunit PaaD, whose translation MYISDFETSAPAREKTGRQKAWDIAATVCDPEIPVLTIEDLGILRDVQVTQEHGTAGKVIVTITPTYSGCPAMDAIRDDLKTAFAKEGYQDVEVDLVLAPAWTTDWMTEAGKAKLQEYGIAPPSGLSNAARHAGPIRLKMAVKCPQCSSLNTKELTRFGSTSCKALYVCQDCKEPFDYFKVL comes from the coding sequence ATGTACATCTCCGACTTCGAAACCAGCGCCCCTGCAAGGGAGAAAACGGGGCGGCAGAAGGCGTGGGACATCGCCGCCACCGTGTGCGATCCCGAAATCCCCGTGCTCACCATCGAGGACCTCGGCATCCTCCGGGACGTCCAAGTGACGCAGGAACACGGAACAGCCGGAAAAGTCATCGTCACCATCACGCCCACCTACTCGGGCTGCCCGGCCATGGACGCCATCCGCGACGACCTCAAAACAGCCTTCGCCAAAGAGGGCTACCAGGACGTCGAGGTGGACCTGGTGCTCGCCCCGGCCTGGACCACGGACTGGATGACCGAGGCAGGCAAGGCAAAGCTGCAGGAGTACGGCATCGCGCCGCCGTCGGGCCTGTCGAACGCCGCACGGCACGCCGGCCCTATCCGCCTGAAGATGGCGGTCAAGTGCCCCCAGTGCTCGTCCCTGAACACCAAGGAACTCACCCGTTTCGGCTCCACCTCCTGCAAGGCGCTGTATGTGTGCCAGGACTGCAAGGAACCGTTCGACTACTTCAAAGTGCTGTAA
- the paaC gene encoding 1,2-phenylacetyl-CoA epoxidase subunit PaaC, with protein sequence MAPASEATTGHGDISTGVAAPSGSGDSNASATRITPGNALRPEDIALEVRTGLAKPTEDVAEYALRLGDDALILAQRLGHWISRAPELEEDVALGNIALDQLGHARSFLSYAGGAMSNDDGSARSEDDLAYFRREHEFRSVQLFEQPNGDFAVTIARQFIVSYYQFELYRRLTGSTDATLAAIAAKAVKEVDYHRDHSAQWILRLAGGTDESRTRMIHGLRLMWPYVNELFQEDDLTRRLAEAGAAVAPSSLREDFDRLTGDVLKEAELEVPDVPAAPGGGRHGKHSEHLGYILAEMQVLAREYPGAKW encoded by the coding sequence GTGGCCCCTGCATCCGAGGCCACAACAGGCCACGGCGACATCTCCACCGGCGTCGCAGCCCCGTCCGGAAGCGGCGACTCCAACGCGAGCGCCACCCGCATCACGCCCGGCAACGCCCTCCGCCCGGAGGACATCGCCCTCGAGGTCCGCACCGGCCTGGCCAAGCCCACAGAGGACGTCGCGGAATACGCCCTAAGACTGGGCGACGACGCCCTGATCCTCGCCCAGCGCCTGGGTCACTGGATCTCCCGCGCCCCCGAACTGGAGGAGGACGTGGCCCTGGGCAACATCGCCCTGGACCAGCTGGGCCACGCCCGGAGTTTCCTCAGCTACGCCGGCGGCGCAATGTCCAACGACGACGGCTCGGCCAGGAGCGAGGATGACCTCGCCTACTTCCGCCGCGAGCACGAGTTCCGGTCAGTCCAGTTGTTCGAGCAGCCCAACGGCGACTTCGCGGTGACCATCGCCCGGCAGTTCATCGTGAGCTACTACCAGTTCGAGCTGTACCGCCGGCTCACCGGATCAACGGACGCCACGCTGGCCGCCATCGCCGCGAAGGCCGTGAAGGAAGTGGACTACCACCGGGACCACAGCGCCCAGTGGATCCTCCGTCTGGCCGGCGGCACGGACGAATCCCGAACCCGGATGATCCACGGCCTGCGCCTGATGTGGCCGTACGTCAACGAACTGTTCCAGGAGGACGACCTGACGCGCCGCCTCGCCGAGGCGGGTGCCGCCGTCGCGCCTTCCAGCCTGCGCGAGGACTTTGACCGGCTCACCGGAGACGTCCTCAAAGAAGCCGAACTCGAGGTGCCGGACGTCCCGGCAGCCCCCGGCGGCGGCCGGCACGGCAAGCACTCCGAACACCTGGGCTACATCCTGGCCGAGATGCAGGTCCTGGCCCGCGAGTATCCCGGAGCGAAGTGGTGA
- the paaE gene encoding 1,2-phenylacetyl-CoA epoxidase subunit PaaE: MPVVRQTAAETAQATGRRRPSFHTLAVKEVRRLTEDAIEVAFHVPQELAGQFDYLPGQYVALRTKLPDETGELHEVRRSYSICAEPRSFADGSSEIRVAVKKDLGGVFSTWANAELKAGDTLDVMSPMGAFVSRHGRDGQAVEQNRMNSMNNPEELAGDVASSGEASFVAIAAGSGITPVIAIARTLLAKNPDCRFDLIYANKAAMDVMFLEELADLKDKYPQRLAIHHVLSREQRIAPLLSGRIDAEKLQQLLGTAIHADDVDEWFLCGPFELVQLCRDTLAERGVEPEKIRFELFTSGKPDRPEGHAGRPVVVDESKETYKITFKLDGLQGDVASPTHARESILNAALRVRPDVPFACAGGVCGTCRAKVVTGSVTMDENYALEQDELDKGYVLTCQSHPTSKEVTVDFDV, encoded by the coding sequence ATGCCTGTTGTCCGCCAGACCGCCGCCGAAACGGCGCAGGCCACCGGCCGCCGTCGTCCGTCCTTCCACACGCTCGCCGTGAAGGAGGTGCGCCGGCTCACCGAGGACGCCATCGAGGTGGCGTTCCACGTGCCCCAAGAGCTCGCCGGCCAGTTCGATTACCTGCCCGGCCAGTACGTGGCGCTGCGCACCAAGCTCCCGGATGAGACCGGCGAACTGCACGAGGTGCGCCGCAGCTACTCCATCTGCGCCGAGCCGCGCAGCTTCGCGGACGGCAGCAGCGAGATCCGGGTGGCCGTGAAGAAGGACCTGGGCGGGGTGTTCTCCACCTGGGCCAACGCCGAGCTGAAGGCCGGGGACACGCTGGACGTCATGAGCCCCATGGGCGCGTTTGTGTCCAGGCACGGCCGGGACGGCCAGGCCGTGGAGCAGAACCGGATGAACTCGATGAACAACCCGGAGGAGCTGGCCGGGGACGTGGCCTCCAGCGGGGAAGCCAGTTTTGTGGCCATCGCCGCGGGCAGCGGCATCACGCCGGTGATCGCCATCGCGCGGACGTTGCTGGCCAAAAACCCGGACTGCCGGTTTGACCTGATCTACGCCAACAAGGCCGCCATGGACGTGATGTTCCTGGAGGAGCTGGCGGACCTGAAGGACAAGTACCCGCAGCGGCTGGCCATCCACCACGTGCTGTCCCGCGAGCAGCGGATCGCGCCGCTGCTCAGTGGCAGGATCGACGCCGAGAAGCTCCAGCAGCTGCTGGGCACCGCCATCCACGCGGACGATGTGGACGAGTGGTTCCTGTGCGGGCCGTTCGAGCTGGTGCAGCTGTGCCGGGACACCCTGGCCGAGCGCGGGGTGGAGCCGGAGAAGATCCGGTTCGAGCTATTCACGAGCGGCAAGCCGGACCGGCCGGAGGGGCACGCGGGCCGGCCGGTGGTGGTGGACGAGTCCAAGGAGACGTACAAGATTACCTTCAAGCTGGACGGGCTGCAGGGCGACGTGGCCAGCCCCACGCACGCCCGCGAGTCCATCCTCAACGCCGCGCTGCGGGTCCGCCCGGATGTGCCGTTCGCGTGCGCCGGGGGAGTGTGCGGTACCTGCCGGGCCAAGGTGGTCACCGGCAGCGTGACCATGGACGAAAACTACGCGCTGGAGCAGGATGAGCTGGACAAGGGGTACGTGCTGACCTGCCAGAGCCACCCCACCAGCAAGGAAGTCACCGTCGACTTCGACGTGTAA